One region of Deinococcus aerolatus genomic DNA includes:
- a CDS encoding long-chain-fatty-acid--CoA ligase yields MTQQSPATDSPTTQNQGHYWPPFKPRTLRLPQTGVMHNLRVSAERYPDKTALWHYGRELTYSELYAQATRLAGHLAAQGVVKGDRVAVWMQNSPAWVVSAFAAWHLGAVVVPLAPMLQAREFGFFLQDAGIKVGVVGAEVYEKAKQAGLHHAVVANVMRGTDAAAAGVPLPAGLDVQAAPQDGDITLEDALKAAPAPAAEVGAGDLCVLPYTSGTTGLPKGCMHTHSSVQANVFGAGVWAEGNVEDVFLAALPYFHVTGFINSLLTGLTHGGTIVIMSRWDRDVARTLIRDQGVTLWTNTPTMVIDMMASPDFDPAHLQSLRNITGGGASLPAAVGQKLLDLTGLMFLEGYGLSETMAQSHSNPKDRQKLQCLGVPLFNVDSRIIDLETHLEVPAGQIGEIVIRGPQVMQGYWNRPDATAEAFMEIDGQQFFRSGDLGYMDEEGYFYFADRLKRMVNVSGMKVWPAEVENKLHAHPAVQEACVISVPDDRSGERARALIVLKPGAAATGEDIEKWAREQMATYKVPRDYQFVDSLPRGPTGKVAWRPLQEAARAAMAGS; encoded by the coding sequence ATGACCCAGCAATCCCCAGCCACCGATTCCCCAACCACCCAGAACCAGGGCCACTACTGGCCGCCCTTCAAACCCCGCACCCTGAGACTGCCCCAGACCGGCGTTATGCACAATCTACGCGTCAGTGCCGAACGCTATCCCGACAAGACAGCGCTGTGGCACTACGGCCGCGAGCTGACCTACAGCGAGCTGTACGCACAGGCCACGCGCCTGGCCGGACATCTGGCCGCACAGGGCGTGGTCAAAGGAGACCGGGTGGCGGTCTGGATGCAGAACAGCCCGGCGTGGGTGGTCAGCGCCTTTGCGGCGTGGCATCTGGGAGCGGTGGTGGTGCCGCTGGCCCCCATGCTCCAGGCGCGTGAATTCGGGTTCTTCCTGCAGGATGCGGGCATCAAGGTGGGCGTCGTGGGTGCAGAGGTGTACGAGAAGGCCAAACAGGCCGGTCTGCACCACGCGGTGGTGGCCAATGTCATGCGCGGCACCGACGCTGCGGCCGCCGGGGTTCCACTGCCTGCTGGACTGGACGTGCAGGCCGCCCCGCAAGACGGCGATATCACGCTGGAAGACGCCCTGAAGGCCGCGCCCGCCCCCGCAGCCGAGGTGGGCGCGGGTGATCTGTGCGTGCTGCCCTACACCAGCGGCACCACCGGATTGCCCAAGGGCTGCATGCATACCCACAGCAGCGTGCAGGCCAACGTCTTCGGCGCGGGCGTGTGGGCCGAGGGCAACGTGGAGGACGTGTTCCTGGCCGCGCTGCCGTATTTTCATGTCACGGGGTTCATCAACAGCCTGCTGACGGGACTGACCCATGGCGGCACCATCGTGATCATGTCGCGCTGGGACCGGGACGTGGCCCGGACCCTGATTCGCGATCAGGGCGTCACCCTGTGGACCAACACGCCCACCATGGTGATCGACATGATGGCCTCGCCGGACTTTGACCCGGCGCACCTGCAGTCCCTGCGCAACATCACCGGCGGTGGGGCCAGCCTGCCGGCCGCTGTGGGACAGAAACTGCTGGACCTGACTGGCCTGATGTTTCTGGAAGGTTACGGACTGTCCGAAACCATGGCGCAATCGCACAGCAATCCCAAGGACCGCCAGAAGTTGCAGTGTCTGGGCGTACCCCTGTTTAACGTGGATTCGCGCATCATCGATCTGGAAACCCACCTGGAAGTGCCTGCGGGCCAGATCGGCGAGATTGTCATTCGCGGCCCGCAGGTGATGCAGGGGTACTGGAACCGCCCGGATGCCACCGCCGAGGCCTTCATGGAGATTGACGGCCAGCAGTTCTTCCGCAGCGGCGACCTGGGCTATATGGACGAGGAGGGGTACTTCTACTTCGCCGACCGCCTCAAGCGCATGGTGAACGTCTCGGGCATGAAGGTCTGGCCGGCCGAGGTCGAGAACAAGCTGCACGCCCACCCCGCCGTGCAGGAAGCCTGCGTGATCAGCGTGCCCGACGACCGCAGCGGCGAACGCGCCCGCGCCCTGATCGTCCTGAAACCCGGCGCGGCCGCCACTGGCGAGGACATTGAGAAATGGGCGCGTGAGCAGATGGCCACCTACAAGGTGCCGCGCGACTACCAGTTCGTGGACAGCCTGCCGCGCGGCCCCACCGGGAAGGTGGCGTGGCGTCCGCTCCAGGAAGCGGCGCGGGCAGCCATGGCCGGAAGCTGA
- a CDS encoding HU family DNA-binding protein, with product MLLTMTKKTAKPAAKKTAAKAAPAAAKAAPTASNKVAKTQLVEMVADKTGLTKKQSEEAVSAMLDAVVSSIKGGQSVGLPGLGTLSVKDTAARTGVRPGTSEKIQIPAGKKVAFKVASTLKGNL from the coding sequence ATGCTGCTCACCATGACGAAAAAGACTGCCAAGCCCGCCGCCAAGAAGACCGCTGCCAAAGCTGCGCCCGCCGCTGCCAAGGCCGCCCCCACCGCCAGCAACAAGGTCGCCAAGACCCAGCTGGTGGAAATGGTCGCCGACAAGACCGGCCTGACCAAGAAGCAGAGCGAGGAAGCGGTCAGCGCCATGCTGGACGCCGTGGTCAGCTCCATCAAGGGCGGCCAGAGCGTCGGCCTGCCCGGCCTGGGCACCCTGAGCGTCAAGGACACCGCCGCCCGCACCGGCGTGCGCCCCGGCACCAGCGAGAAGATTCAGATTCCTGCCGGCAAGAAGGTGGCCTTCAAGGTTGCCAGCACCCTGAAGGGCAACCTCTAA
- a CDS encoding hydantoinase/carbamoylase family amidase translates to MSLDSERTIQELKALRELTGDEHGAQRVAFTDTWVAARKFLTDRLAELPVEVHTDPAGNLWATLEGESNKELLIGGHLDSVPNGGWLDGCLNVLAGLEVLRRVAAQGKPPVTVRLVDWADEEGARFGRSLYGSSAAGGNIDISEMRKLRDRDGTSLEDALARVGVTLGNAPEARSELKHAAAYLELHIEQGPVLEGLGLPLGAVLGTFGVERHIITFHGQAAHSGSTPMNVRRDAFRAAGQFSQEIYVIAERHGGVCTVGSCKTLPGIVTSVVETCEITLDQRHLDAGKLAAMWQDAQEAAQRFAGEGGCTVTFGDLWSIEPIPFHPELIEAADASILDVVPRSHRLPSGPLHDAAEVARAGVPTVMLFVQSLRGISHNSIEDTEEAHIRQSVEALDRLTDRAMAWIGGT, encoded by the coding sequence ATGTCTCTAGATTCCGAGCGGACCATTCAGGAACTCAAGGCCCTGCGCGAACTGACCGGCGACGAGCATGGCGCGCAGCGCGTGGCCTTTACCGACACCTGGGTGGCGGCGCGAAAATTCCTGACCGACAGACTGGCGGAGCTGCCCGTGGAGGTCCACACCGACCCGGCAGGTAACCTGTGGGCCACCCTGGAAGGCGAGTCGAACAAGGAACTGCTGATCGGCGGTCACCTCGACAGCGTGCCGAACGGCGGCTGGCTGGACGGCTGCCTGAACGTGCTGGCGGGCCTGGAAGTGCTGCGCCGCGTGGCCGCTCAGGGCAAACCGCCTGTAACCGTGCGGCTGGTGGACTGGGCCGACGAGGAGGGCGCCCGATTTGGCCGCAGCCTGTACGGTTCGAGTGCGGCAGGCGGCAACATCGACATCTCCGAGATGCGCAAGCTCCGGGACCGGGACGGAACCAGCCTGGAAGACGCGCTGGCACGGGTAGGCGTCACGCTGGGCAACGCCCCGGAGGCCCGCAGCGAGCTGAAACACGCCGCCGCCTATCTGGAACTGCACATCGAGCAGGGGCCGGTGCTGGAAGGCCTGGGCCTGCCGCTGGGCGCGGTTCTGGGCACCTTCGGCGTGGAGCGGCACATCATCACCTTCCACGGTCAGGCCGCCCACTCGGGCAGCACGCCCATGAACGTGCGGCGCGACGCCTTCCGGGCCGCCGGACAGTTCTCGCAGGAGATTTACGTTATCGCTGAGCGCCACGGTGGCGTCTGCACGGTGGGCAGTTGCAAGACCCTGCCAGGCATCGTGACCAGCGTGGTAGAGACCTGCGAGATCACGCTGGACCAGCGCCATCTGGACGCCGGCAAACTCGCCGCGATGTGGCAAGACGCGCAGGAGGCGGCGCAGAGGTTTGCTGGGGAAGGCGGCTGCACCGTCACCTTCGGCGACCTGTGGAGCATCGAGCCGATCCCGTTCCACCCGGAGCTGATCGAAGCGGCCGACGCCTCGATTCTGGACGTGGTGCCGCGCAGCCACCGCCTGCCCAGCGGCCCCCTGCACGACGCGGCGGAAGTGGCCCGCGCCGGGGTGCCAACCGTGATGCTGTTCGTCCAGAGCCTGCGCGGCATCAGCCACAACAGCATCGAGGACACCGAGGAGGCGCACATCCGCCAGAGCGTAGAGGCGCTGGACCGCTTGACCGACCGGGCGATGGCCTGGATCGGCGGGACGTGA
- a CDS encoding alpha/beta fold hydrolase → MTPWPVQDGVFRLGDWPAERGGVIRNARLAWQTHGTLNAARDNVIVYPTSYTATHDTQNWLIGPDGVLDPQRWFIVIPDMFSNGLSSGAADTPDYPEVVTVRDNVLAQERLLREVFGVTHLAAAYGFSMGAMQAYHWAALFPQRVARAIVVCGSARTAAHNRVFLSGLLRTLEAAPEYVGGGQFSAVPHASLRAFGHIYAGWGLSQDFYRQELFQTALGAPDLETYLRTDWEASFAARDAANLYAQALTWFHGDISAGDLYGGDLTAALGAIEARVLLMPGGTDLYFRVADDAAELPHLKRAELRPIFSVWGHRAGSPAGLPEELAFLKAAVRGWLAG, encoded by the coding sequence ATGACCCCCTGGCCTGTGCAGGACGGCGTGTTCAGGCTGGGAGACTGGCCTGCCGAACGCGGCGGCGTGATCCGCAACGCCCGGCTGGCGTGGCAGACGCACGGCACGCTCAACGCGGCCCGCGATAACGTGATCGTGTATCCGACGAGCTACACGGCCACGCACGACACCCAGAACTGGCTGATCGGCCCGGACGGGGTGCTGGACCCGCAGCGGTGGTTCATCGTCATTCCGGACATGTTCTCCAACGGCCTGTCGTCGGGCGCGGCCGACACGCCGGACTACCCCGAGGTGGTCACTGTGCGTGACAACGTGCTGGCGCAGGAGCGGCTGTTGCGCGAGGTCTTCGGCGTCACGCACCTCGCCGCCGCTTACGGCTTCTCGATGGGGGCCATGCAGGCCTACCACTGGGCGGCGCTGTTCCCGCAGCGGGTGGCGCGCGCCATTGTCGTGTGCGGCAGCGCCCGCACCGCCGCGCACAACAGGGTGTTCCTGTCCGGCCTGCTGCGAACGCTGGAAGCCGCGCCGGAGTACGTGGGCGGCGGTCAGTTCAGCGCGGTCCCCCACGCTTCGCTGCGGGCCTTTGGACACATCTATGCGGGCTGGGGGCTGAGTCAGGACTTCTACCGCCAGGAGCTGTTTCAGACCGCCCTGGGCGCGCCGGATCTGGAGACGTACCTGCGGACCGACTGGGAGGCGAGTTTTGCTGCCCGCGACGCCGCGAACCTGTACGCGCAGGCGCTGACGTGGTTTCACGGGGACATCAGCGCGGGCGACCTGTACGGAGGCGACCTCACGGCGGCGCTGGGGGCGATTGAAGCCCGGGTGCTGCTGATGCCCGGCGGGACGGACCTGTATTTCCGGGTGGCCGACGATGCCGCAGAGCTCCCCCACCTGAAGCGCGCTGAGTTGCGGCCTATCTTCTCGGTGTGGGGCCACCGGGCGGGCAGCCCCGCCGGATTGCCGGAGGAACTGGCCTTTTTGAAGGCGGCGGTGCGCGGCTGGCTGGCCGGGTAG
- a CDS encoding ABC transporter substrate-binding protein: MKKSVLSTLTAALVASALSSAGAANVPVKLQLKWFPQAQFAGFFVAQAKGFYKAEGLDVTLLPIGDQSPIQTVATGAADFGTTWITDLLTARQQGLPVVHIAQLFQKSGYTLVALKSSGLTDPKQFAGKRVGVWPSGNEYPAVALLKKYGMTTSLDSTVANPTVQAVTYPFDPSLVFPDKVDLVSAMTYNEIDQIVGLGYPLDKLKVFNVSDFGINLLEDLMFTTQKTLDSKNFKNSGMTGQEVAARLVRATIKGWNYAVANQKEAVQIVLVNCGNTCKGSGTRASAAGHQTWQMTEVAKLYRAGQTLKGNAGLLDRATYAANVKQLMELGILKSAPSAGAVNYSVWEKATGKTAK; encoded by the coding sequence ATGAAAAAAAGCGTCCTGTCCACCCTGACCGCCGCCCTCGTTGCCTCGGCCCTGAGTTCGGCGGGCGCGGCCAACGTTCCGGTGAAGCTGCAGCTCAAGTGGTTCCCTCAGGCGCAGTTCGCGGGCTTTTTTGTCGCGCAGGCCAAGGGCTTTTACAAGGCCGAGGGGCTGGACGTGACGCTGCTACCGATTGGTGACCAGTCGCCGATTCAGACCGTGGCGACCGGCGCGGCTGATTTCGGAACCACCTGGATCACGGACCTGCTGACCGCGCGCCAGCAGGGCCTGCCGGTGGTGCATATCGCGCAGCTGTTCCAGAAGAGCGGCTACACCCTGGTCGCGCTGAAATCCAGCGGACTGACGGACCCCAAGCAGTTCGCCGGCAAGCGCGTGGGCGTGTGGCCCAGCGGCAACGAGTACCCGGCAGTGGCGCTCCTGAAGAAGTACGGCATGACCACCAGCCTGGACAGCACCGTGGCCAACCCCACCGTGCAGGCCGTCACGTATCCCTTTGATCCCAGCCTGGTGTTCCCCGACAAGGTTGATCTGGTGTCCGCCATGACCTACAACGAGATTGATCAGATTGTGGGCCTGGGTTACCCGCTGGACAAACTCAAGGTCTTCAACGTCAGCGACTTCGGTATCAATCTGCTTGAGGATCTGATGTTCACGACGCAAAAAACGCTGGACAGCAAGAACTTCAAGAACAGCGGCATGACCGGGCAGGAGGTGGCCGCCCGGCTGGTGCGCGCCACCATCAAGGGCTGGAATTACGCGGTGGCTAACCAGAAGGAGGCCGTGCAGATCGTGCTGGTCAACTGCGGCAACACCTGCAAGGGCTCGGGCACGCGCGCCAGCGCCGCCGGACACCAGACCTGGCAGATGACCGAGGTGGCCAAGCTGTACCGCGCCGGGCAGACCCTCAAGGGCAATGCCGGGCTGCTGGACCGCGCCACCTACGCCGCCAACGTCAAGCAGCTGATGGAACTGGGCATCCTCAAGTCGGCCCCCAGCGCCGGAGCGGTGAATTACAGCGTGTGGGAAAAGGCAACGGGCAAGACCGCGAAGTAA
- a CDS encoding ABC transporter permease → MASRAATLATDRTGRRPGPGGLVLALGLALLLAAVWNVWSFPLDAVPPGRKALSLALIVLGLGAGVSGLAALARRMTGVLPALLAALLALVAVEGLLRAYGVPPGLIPTPTRVATALYRSRVVLLGDARVTFVQEALLGYLAGVGAGIVVALAAVRFPFLERGALPYAGLFASIPIVALAPVIVKAFGLEWPSKAIIVAITVFFPVVVNVVRGLQGANPLLLDLMRTYAVTPAAAFRLVRVPSALPFLFNALKIGSTLALIGAIVGEFFGTTGQGLGFRIQIEAGRFNLDIVWAAIVIASVLGLAFYGAISWLEARFTGWHASRRHSR, encoded by the coding sequence GTGGCGAGCCGGGCAGCCACGCTAGCCACCGACAGGACGGGCCGGCGGCCTGGGCCGGGGGGGCTGGTCCTCGCGCTGGGCCTGGCACTGCTGCTGGCCGCAGTATGGAACGTCTGGAGCTTTCCACTGGACGCCGTGCCCCCCGGACGCAAGGCGCTGAGTCTCGCGCTGATCGTGCTGGGCCTGGGCGCGGGCGTCTCGGGACTGGCGGCGCTGGCCCGCCGGATGACCGGGGTTCTGCCGGCGCTGCTGGCCGCACTGCTGGCGCTGGTGGCCGTGGAGGGCCTGCTGCGGGCCTATGGGGTGCCGCCGGGCCTGATTCCCACCCCCACCCGCGTCGCCACGGCCCTGTACCGCTCGCGCGTGGTGCTGCTGGGCGACGCCCGCGTGACGTTTGTGCAGGAGGCGCTGCTGGGCTACCTGGCGGGGGTGGGGGCCGGCATCGTGGTGGCGCTGGCCGCCGTTCGTTTTCCCTTTCTGGAGCGCGGCGCCCTGCCCTACGCGGGGCTGTTTGCCAGCATTCCCATCGTGGCGTTGGCCCCGGTGATCGTCAAGGCGTTTGGCCTGGAGTGGCCCAGCAAGGCGATCATCGTGGCCATCACGGTGTTCTTCCCGGTGGTGGTGAACGTGGTGCGCGGGTTGCAGGGGGCCAATCCCCTGCTGCTGGACCTGATGCGGACCTACGCGGTCACGCCTGCCGCCGCCTTCCGCCTGGTGCGGGTGCCCAGCGCCCTGCCCTTCCTGTTCAACGCCCTGAAAATCGGCTCAACGCTGGCCCTGATCGGCGCGATTGTCGGTGAGTTTTTCGGCACCACCGGGCAGGGGCTGGGCTTCCGCATCCAGATCGAGGCCGGGCGCTTCAATCTGGACATCGTGTGGGCCGCCATCGTGATTGCCTCGGTGCTGGGCCTGGCGTTCTACGGCGCGATCTCGTGGCTCGAAGCGCGCTTCACGGGCTGGCATGCCAGCCGACGACACTCGAGATGA
- a CDS encoding ABC transporter permease: MLIVAALTLALYWPLMLWVNAGAAQRSLDSGAELGCATAIACATQLRNPVLPAPAQLVRSLRTMSVPPLAVTSVPYNTLVTAGETLVGLLIATVLGILLAVALVTSRAFERVTLPWLIASQTVPVIALAPMLAVVLGQYGVQGWLPKALIAAYIAFFPVAVGVAAGLRSPDPMQEDLLTTYRASGWQTFWKLRLPASLPFLFTSLKVAATAALIGSIVAEISTISFSGLGKMLAENSRASDTLALWVIMLYGAGLGIALVAALGLIERLVTPWRAGQPR; the protein is encoded by the coding sequence ATGCTGATCGTGGCCGCCCTGACGCTGGCGCTGTACTGGCCGCTGATGCTGTGGGTCAACGCTGGCGCGGCGCAGCGCAGCCTGGACAGCGGCGCGGAACTGGGCTGCGCCACGGCCATCGCCTGCGCCACCCAGCTGCGTAATCCGGTGCTGCCGGCCCCCGCGCAGCTGGTCCGCAGCCTGCGGACCATGAGCGTGCCGCCGCTGGCCGTGACCAGCGTGCCGTACAACACGCTGGTCACGGCCGGCGAAACCCTGGTGGGCCTGCTGATCGCCACGGTCCTGGGCATCCTGCTGGCCGTTGCCCTGGTCACCAGCCGCGCCTTCGAGCGCGTGACCCTGCCGTGGCTGATCGCTTCTCAAACCGTGCCGGTGATTGCCCTTGCGCCCATGCTGGCCGTGGTGCTGGGGCAGTACGGCGTCCAGGGCTGGCTGCCCAAGGCCTTGATCGCCGCCTACATCGCCTTTTTCCCGGTGGCGGTGGGGGTGGCGGCGGGCCTGCGCAGCCCGGACCCCATGCAAGAAGACCTGCTGACCACCTACCGCGCGTCGGGCTGGCAGACCTTCTGGAAGCTGCGCCTGCCCGCCAGCCTCCCCTTTTTGTTCACGTCGCTGAAGGTGGCGGCCACGGCCGCACTGATCGGCAGCATCGTGGCCGAGATCAGCACCATCAGCTTCTCGGGGCTGGGCAAGATGCTGGCCGAGAACTCGCGGGCCTCGGACACCCTGGCGCTGTGGGTGATCATGCTGTACGGCGCGGGCCTGGGCATCGCGCTGGTGGCCGCGCTGGGCCTGATCGAGAGGCTGGTGACGCCGTGGCGAGCCGGGCAGCCACGCTAG
- a CDS encoding ABC transporter ATP-binding protein encodes MTAVSPGRTPEYTAEPAVHLRDLNMVFRGAGGDTVALKDATLSIAQGEFVSLIGPSGCGKTTLLRLMADLITPTAGELLIGGQSPAQARQERAYGYVFQSPALLDWRTVLGNVMLPLDVMNTPKAARQARAHEMLRLVGLGGFAARYPWQLSGGMQQRVSIARALAFDPGLLLMDEPFGALDEITREHLNGELLRLWQETGKTVVFVTHGISEAVFLSTRVVVMTSRPGKIEGVVDIDLPYPRNVETRESPRFFELATRVRELLRRGHGFDADD; translated from the coding sequence TTGACTGCCGTCTCGCCTGGTCGCACACCGGAGTACACGGCCGAGCCCGCCGTCCACCTGCGGGACCTGAACATGGTCTTCCGGGGGGCAGGGGGCGATACGGTGGCCCTGAAAGACGCCACCCTGAGCATCGCGCAGGGCGAATTCGTCAGCCTGATCGGCCCCAGCGGCTGCGGCAAGACCACGCTGCTGCGGCTGATGGCGGATCTGATCACGCCCACAGCCGGCGAACTGCTGATCGGCGGCCAGTCGCCCGCACAGGCCCGGCAGGAACGTGCCTACGGCTACGTGTTCCAGTCGCCGGCCCTGCTGGACTGGCGCACGGTCCTGGGCAACGTCATGCTCCCCCTGGACGTGATGAACACCCCCAAAGCCGCCCGGCAGGCCCGTGCCCACGAGATGCTCAGGCTCGTTGGGCTCGGGGGCTTTGCGGCCCGCTACCCGTGGCAGCTGTCGGGCGGCATGCAGCAGCGCGTGTCGATTGCCCGCGCCCTGGCCTTCGATCCGGGCCTGCTATTGATGGACGAGCCCTTCGGCGCACTGGACGAGATCACCCGGGAGCACCTGAACGGCGAGCTGCTGCGCCTGTGGCAGGAAACCGGCAAGACGGTGGTGTTCGTGACCCACGGCATCAGCGAGGCGGTGTTTCTGAGCACCCGCGTCGTCGTAATGACCTCGCGGCCCGGCAAGATCGAGGGCGTGGTGGACATCGATCTGCCGTATCCCCGCAACGTGGAAACCCGCGAGAGTCCCCGCTTTTTCGAGCTGGCCACGAGGGTACGCGAACTGCTGCGCCGGGGCCACGGGTTCGACGCCGATGATTAG
- the hydA gene encoding dihydropyrimidinase, translating into MTLLIKNGQIVTADRQYTADILIEGETISLIGEHLIVPEGTETIDATGQYVFPGFIDPHVHVHLPFMGTFAKDTHATASQAALIGGTTTFIEMLAPAGSDELRDGWNTWSRMAEGHSACDYTFHIGVTRWDEDTERTLRELVASGMTSFKVFLAYKGAFGIEDATLYRTLTLAKELGVVVTAHCENAELVAQLQAKLLSEGKTGPEWHEPSRPEQVEADGTAHFATFLEMTGAEGYVVHLSNARSLKAALDARRRGVNIHIESVIPHFLLDKTFAERPGVEGAKHVMSPPLRDKANQTALWQALKDGEIDTVATDHCPFDVQQKRMGEDNFTLIPNGIPAIEDRVNLLYTYGVSRGALSLNRFVDAASTRAAQIFGLYPKKGAIEVGSDADLVVYDPAYRGRISAETSHVNNDYSGFEGFEIDGRPSVVTVRGQVAVRNGAFVGEPGRGQLLRRAPQAEQKGRAPA; encoded by the coding sequence ATGACCCTGCTCATCAAGAACGGCCAGATCGTCACAGCAGACCGGCAGTACACAGCCGACATCCTGATCGAGGGTGAGACCATCTCGCTGATCGGCGAGCACCTGATCGTGCCGGAGGGCACCGAAACCATCGACGCGACGGGCCAGTACGTCTTTCCAGGGTTCATTGACCCGCACGTGCATGTTCACCTGCCGTTCATGGGCACCTTTGCCAAGGACACCCACGCCACCGCCAGTCAGGCCGCCCTGATCGGCGGCACCACCACCTTCATCGAGATGCTGGCTCCCGCCGGCAGCGATGAGCTGCGGGACGGCTGGAACACCTGGTCCCGGATGGCCGAGGGCCACAGCGCCTGCGACTACACGTTCCACATCGGCGTGACGCGCTGGGACGAGGACACCGAGCGCACCCTGCGCGAGCTGGTGGCCAGCGGCATGACCTCCTTCAAGGTCTTTCTGGCGTACAAGGGCGCGTTCGGGATTGAGGACGCGACGCTGTACCGCACCCTGACGCTGGCAAAGGAACTGGGCGTGGTGGTCACGGCCCACTGCGAGAACGCAGAACTGGTGGCCCAGTTGCAGGCCAAACTGCTCTCGGAAGGCAAGACCGGCCCCGAGTGGCACGAGCCCAGCCGCCCCGAGCAGGTGGAGGCCGACGGCACCGCGCACTTCGCCACATTCCTGGAGATGACCGGGGCCGAGGGCTACGTGGTGCATCTCTCCAATGCCCGGTCCCTGAAAGCCGCCCTCGACGCCCGCAGGCGCGGCGTGAACATTCACATTGAGTCCGTGATTCCACATTTCCTGCTGGACAAGACCTTTGCCGAGCGGCCCGGCGTGGAGGGAGCCAAGCATGTCATGAGTCCGCCGCTGCGCGACAAAGCCAACCAGACCGCGCTGTGGCAGGCCCTGAAAGACGGCGAGATCGACACCGTCGCCACCGATCACTGCCCCTTTGATGTGCAGCAAAAGCGCATGGGCGAGGACAATTTTACGCTGATTCCCAACGGCATTCCGGCCATTGAGGACCGCGTGAATCTGCTGTATACCTACGGCGTCAGTCGGGGCGCCCTGAGCCTGAACCGCTTCGTGGACGCCGCCAGTACCCGCGCGGCGCAGATTTTCGGGCTGTACCCGAAAAAAGGCGCCATTGAGGTCGGCTCGGACGCCGATCTGGTGGTTTACGACCCAGCCTACCGGGGCAGGATCAGCGCAGAGACGTCGCATGTCAACAACGACTACAGCGGCTTCGAGGGCTTCGAGATCGACGGCCGGCCCAGCGTGGTCACGGTGCGCGGGCAGGTGGCGGTGCGCAACGGCGCGTTCGTGGGTGAGCCGGGGCGCGGGCAGCTGCTGCGCCGGGCACCGCAGGCGGAGCAGAAGGGACGGGCCCCGGCTTGA